AATATTTACAAATATCTAATAATGTTTTATAATAGGCTTACTAAACTAAAGGAGGGCAGTGGAAATCAACCCCACTACTATGTAAAAGGAGGAGAATCGTTTTTTTGTTAAGTCTTCTGCAAGTCATGATAATGGTCAAAAATCAGCGTAAAGGTTGGTGATCAATGACTGAAAGCGAACAGAACCATTCTCTGAAAAACATAATCCTTTAAAAAAGTACTTAAATACCCATATAAATAACCGGCCCTGAGATTTTTTCAGAGCCGGTTTTCTGTTTGGTCATGACTATAAAAGATAAAATCCGATTCCCATTATAACGTAAGCTGCCAGCAGAGTGGCGCCTTCGAACCAATTGGTTTCCCCATCATTGCCAATGACAATCATAAGCAGCACCGCTGTCACCATGGCAATTAACTCAGGCAATGTAAAGACAAGAGGCATTGCAGCCGGGAACAGCAATGAAAGCAGTACAAGAACAGGTGCTACAAACATCGCAACCTGCAGCGTGGAACCAACAGCAATTTCAACAGCTATATCCATTTTATTTTTATAAGCCATAATGATGGCAGAAGCATGCTCAGCCGCATTTCCCACGATTGCCACAATGACCACCCCAATAAACAATTCCGTCCAGCCAAACGCTTCTCCAACTTCTTCGAAGGTGTGAACCAGATTCTCTGATACATAAGCAACCGCAATGGTAGAAATGGCAAGTACAGCAATGGCTTTTCCTTTGCTCCACTCCGGAGTTTCCTCCTCATGAGAGCTTCTGTCATCCTCTTTTGATTGATAAACGCCCCGGTGAGTGACCAGTTTGAAGAACAAAGCCGCTAAATAAAGAGCTATTAATATGACAGAGATGCCAATGCTGAAAGTTATCGTTTCAGCTTCATCCATGGTCATTGAAAAAACTTCAGGAATCACAAAAGCCACAATGACGGCAAACATCAGAAGTCCTGAGTTATGACGTGCATCATATACATTAAAGGACTGGGTCTTGTATTTAACTCCTCCAACGAAAAATGAAAGGCCGGCCACTAACAGTAAATTTCCCAATACGGACCCTGTCAGTGAGGCAAGAACAACACTAATCAGGCCGGCCTTTAAAGCAAAAATCGAAATGATCAGTTCAACCGCATTTCCAAAGGTGGCATTCAGCAGCCCTCCAATTCGGGGGCCGGTTACTATGGCAAGGCTTTCTGTCGCCCTTCCCATATAGCTGGCCAATGCGATAATGGTGATGCAGTAGATCACAAACAGCAAAATATTGGACCAGTGCATCAATGTTCCGATGACAGACAGGGGCACACCTGCAAACGCCAATACCATGAAAACTTTATTAGTCATATCTTTTTTCTCCTTACGTTTTAATATTTTTAGTATTGCCTGCTCATTCACGCCTATGTGATTATATGCAGTAAGTTTATGTAAAACGTTTCTTTCTCTTTAGCCGCTTTCGAAAAAATTCAAACTTGAAGCAGGATTTAGGCATTTTAAAAACAGGGAAGAAATTTAGCTTTTGCTGTCCGAACACAGGGCGACTTGGGACACAATCCACGGTTCTTCCTCTTCTCTTGTCCGAACTCGGGGCGACTTCCGACACAATTCACGGTTTTTCCTCTTCTCTTGTCTGAACTCGGGACGACTTCGGACACAATTCACGATTTCCCCTCTTTTTCTGTCCGAACATAGAGCGACTTCGGACTCAATCCACGGTTTTTCCTCTTCTCCTGTCCGAACATAGGGCAACTTCGGACACAATTCACGATTTCCCCTCTTTTTCTGTCCGAACATAGGGCGACTTCGGACTCAGTCCACGATATTTCTTCTTCTCCTGTCCGAACATGGAGCGGCTTCGGACAGAATTCAAGGTTTTCCCTTTTTTCTTGTCTGAACTCAGGGAGACCCTAGGCCCAAACCACGACTTTTGCTGTCCGAACTTAACCGCTAATTCAGACATGAAGACAACAAAATACCCCAATCACCAGGCGATTGGGGCTACGATGAAATAAGTTTTTTAAATAATAACTAAAGCTGCTAAGAGAGCAGCCTTCCGGGTTACTTTATAGCTTTTTTTGCTAAGGCCAGAATGGTCATATCATCCATTGGCGGATTATGCAGGCCGGCACGCACATCCCTGTAATATCGCTGCAGAGGATTTTTTGCTGATAAACTGCGGGCACCTGCCACACGCATGGCTAAATCGACTACTGCTATGGCTGCGTTTGTTACAGCCAGCTTGACTGCTCCCAATTCAGGCTGCATCCTGCTTCTGGCTTCATCGTTTGCTTCATCCCATTTCTTTGCAACTGAATAGAGAAAATGGCGTGCTCTCATGAGTTCAAGCTCCATCTCGCCAATTTTTTGCTGAACATTTGGCAAATCAATGATTGCACCACTAATGCTGTTCGGGGAATAATTTTTGGCAAAGGTAATGGCATAATCTTGAGCCGCTTGTGCAATGCCTAAATAACAGGCCGGTATATGGAGAAGCCAGCCAGCCGCTCCTTTTTTCCAGGCTGAAACAGCTCGACTAGCGCGTCCTGCTTCACTCTTACATTTTTTAAAAGAAGATCATGGCTCCCCGTTCCTCTCATGGCAATGCTGTCCCATGTTTCCTCTATTTCCAGGCCTTCGGAACTTCTCGGAATTAAAAAGTTTCCTATTTCCCCGCTTTCTTCAATCGTGGCGCTCACATTGAAGTAATCAAGCACAGGGGCCATGGTTGTAAAGCTTTTCCGGCCATTAATGATCCAAAAACCCTCTTCTTTTCTGGCAGAGGTAATTGGCTTTCCTCCCCTTGTAGGGCTGCCCGTCTGAGGTTCTGATGCACAGTTATTCATTAAAGCCCCTTTTTTACTTCTTCACATAAAGCCCTAAATACTGATTCATCCCAGTTGTTTTTCTCGCCCAGGCTTTTGATAATGCCCATATGCCAGCCAATGGATAAGGCTGTGGAGCCATCTCCTTCAGCAATCTTTTCCTGGAGGCGCAGAAATTCAGAAAGGGAGATTTCCTTTCCTCCATATCGTCTGGGGACTGTTAATGATGTATATCCCGATTCTTTAAGTTCTTTTATATTTTCAAAGGGAAAAAGACCCTCTTCATCATTTTTGCCAGCTCTTGATAAAAACGTTTCCGAGAGTTTTTCCATGAGCTGGATTCTTGCTTCGGCTGTATATAAGTCTTGGAATTTCATTGCGGGGCACCTCACTTCTAATTTTCAATTCTTATTATTTTTATAGGAATTATTATACTATTTTTCAGTTACCCTTCACAAAGATACTGATGAAAAGCTTGCCTATAAAAAAGAAAGAGGCATCCTCTTCCTTGTTTGCGTTTTAAATAAGTTCAAATGTCTCTTCTATTTCAATGCTTCCTTCCACTGAGCGCACCATTGAACAATTTTTTCTAGTCAATTCCAATGCTTTGTGAAGTTTCGCTTCATTTAAGTCAGTTCCTTTTATGATGAAATGAATATGTACTTTCTCTACACGATCAGCGACTTCAGGATTTCTTTCCACATTGGTTTTTATTTCGATGTCTTCGAATTCCATGCGCATTTTTTTCATGATTTTCCTCAAAACACCCCCGCTGCACACAGCCAGCGAAGCGACAAGCAGCTGGTACGGTCTGAAGCCATGCTCTTCATCCCCGGCAACATCCAGGCGTCCAAATGGCAAATCGGTATAAAAGCCTGCTTCTTCCTTCATTTTAAATTCCATGGTATTCGCCCCTTTTTATCTTATTAATATTAGAGATTACACTATTTTATCTACAAACAAAAATATTATGACCAGCAACTTTCTCTTGCCAAGATTCTCTATTCCCGATACCATCATTTAGGAGACATTTATATTTCACGTCAGAAAATGAGGTTTTAATATGAATAAAGAAACAATGCGTTTTTGGATTCTCATCAGCATTGTGGCCATTTCAGGTTTCAGTCAGGGAATGCTGCTTCCTTTAATTGCAATTATTTTTGAAAATGACGGCATTTCCTCCAGCTTGAATGGTTTGAATGCAACAGGTTTATACATTGGGATCCTGCTCATCTCTCCTTTTATGGAATATCCATTGCGCAAATACGGCTACAAGCCTGTTATCATACTTGGAGGTTTATTAGTGGTGGTATCTCTCATCCTGTTTCCTCTCTGGAAATCATTTTGGTTTTGGTTCATTCTCCGGCTTTTAATCGGAATTGGCGACCATGCCCTGCACTTTGGCACACAAACATGGATCACATCCTTCTCACCTGAAAACAAGCGCGGCCGGAATATTTCATTATATGGACTTTTCTTCGGGGTGGGTTTTGCAGTAGGTCCATTAATGGCTCCGCTTGTCAAAATTAATGAAACCATGCCGTTTGTCCTTTCTTCCATACTATGTCTAATCGCCTGGCTGTTCTTATTTACATTGAAAAATGACTTCCCTGAACAGGCCATTGAAATCAACTCATTCAGGGAAACAATGAAACGTTTTTCAAAAGCCACAAAATATGGATGGGTTGCCTTCTTGCCTGCACTCGGCTATGGGTTCCTTGAAGCCTCCTTGAACGGCAGCTTCCCTATTTACGGCCTGCGCATAGGACTTGAGGTTTCAAGTGTTTCCCTTCTGCTCACTTCATTTGCAATCGGCGGAATCATATTCCAGCTTCCTTTAGGGATCATGAGTGATAAATTCGGCAGACGCAACGTATTAATGAGTGTTCTTTTTATCGGGTTTATCAGCTTCATCGCCGCAAGCATGCTCGAAGAATTGGTCTTTGCTCTAACAGTTTGCTTATTCATTGCCGGTATGGCAGTCGGATCAACCTTTTCACTTGGCATCACCTATATGGCAGACTTAATGCCTAAAAACCTGCTTCCAACCGGCAATCTCCTATGCGGAGTAGCATTTAGCATTGGCAGCCTGATTGGCCCCTATTTCGGCGGCCTTTTCATTGAATTATTCAAATCCATAAGCTTCTTCAATATTATCAGTGTCATGCTTTTGATTATCTTTGGTGCAGTCACATTGTTTGGGAATAAACAGCAGGTATTGGAAAAGAGCCAGTCATTCTAAGCATTGTAAAGCAGTTTAATATTGGTGCGGGGTTTTTAAATGCAAATTAAATTACTGAGTTGATTGGAGCGGAAAGCAAGTACCCGCAGCGGAAATCGACGTGCAAAATTCATAAGCTAAATAAATTTATTTAATTTTTATAGAGACCGTTTAACTTTCCTTTTCATAGGCTATATAGTAATATAAGAGTAATAGAATACAATATTTGCATAATGCTAGCTGGCATTACCTGATATGACTGGATTTTAACGCTGTCACCTAATTGGTGGCAGCTTTCGTCGTTTTTTAGGGGTATTGAATGTGATTATTCTTCTCAATAAGACAACTGAAAAAACTTTAAAATCATTTTTAGGAGGACAAACGATGAGTATGGAGGCAAAGGCTCTGCTTAAAAGCAGCACTGCATCTGAAGAAAATCTTTTAGAAAAAATCAAACCGCATGCTGAACTGATTGCCGCTCTTCTAAGCGGTGTATTGATTCTGGCAGGCTGGTTATTAGACCGAAGCAATATGGAGGCTGCATCGATTGCCTCTTATCTGCTTGCTTTCATTATAGGCGGCTTTGCGAAAGCAAAAGAAGGTATTGAAGAGACCATTGAGAATAAAGAACTGAATGTTGAAATGCTGATGATTTTTGCTGCGATCGGGTCAGCCATTATCGGGTATTGGACAGAAGGTGCAATCCTGATATTCATCTTCGCCGTCAGCGGCGCTTTAGAAACATACACCATGAACAAGAGCCATAAAGAAATCTCTTCCCTCATGGAACTTCAGCCGGAAGAAGCCCTGAGGATCATAGATGGGGCCGAGGAACGTGTGCATGTTTCTGAGCTGAAGATTGGGGATTTAATCCTGGTGAAACCAGGTGAACGTGTTCCATCAGATGGAACGATTGTAAAAGGCCATTCCTCATTGGACGAGGCAGCCATCACGGGTGAATCACTGCCAGTTTCCAAAGGTGCAGATGACCAGGTATTTGCCGGTACTGTGAATCTGAACGGATCGATTACCGTTGAAATAACAAAACCAAATAATGAAACTCTTTTTCAAAAAATCATTGAGCTGGTCCAATCTGCCCAAAGCGAGAAATCTCCTTCACAGCTTTTCATTGAAAAGTTTGAAGGAACCTATGTCAAAGTGGTTTTGGCTGTTGTCGTTTTAATGATGTTTGCTCCTCACTTTCTTTTAGGATGGAGCTGGACAGAAACCTTTTATCGGGCAATGATTCTGCTTGTCGTCGCTTCACCTTGTGCCCTGGTTGCATCGATCATGCCCGCAACCTTATCCGCTATTTCGAATGGTGCGAAACACGGCATTCTGTTTAAAGGAGGCGTGCACCTCGAAAACTTAAGCCATCTTAAGGCAATCGCCTTTGATAAAACCGGCACCCTGACAAAAGGAAAACCGGAAGTTACCGATGTAATAATCAAGGATGGTCTTTCCAGGGAAGATCTGCTTTTAAAGGTAGCTTCCATTGAGAGTCATTCAAACCACCCGCTTGCAAATGCCATAGTCAAATATGCTAAAGAAACACTATCAGAATCCCTTGTTCGTCCTGAAAGCATTGAAGATGTTACCGGATTTGGAGTCAAAGCCAAAGTTGATCAAGATGAATGGAAAATCGGCAAAGCCTCTTTTGTCGGTAAAACAGAGGCCAAGGCATTTGCAGAAGCTGCTGCCGATCGAATGGCAAGTGAAGGAAAGACTATTGTGTTTGTACAGAAAAATGATGAAGTAATCGGCCTTATTTCCCTCAAGGATGTTGTCCGCGAAGAGACGAAGCAGGCAATAGACCTATTGAAGCAGCAAGGGATTTACACCATCATGCTTACTGGAGACAGCCAGACCACGGCCGCAGCGATTGCCAGCGAAAGCCATGTGAATGAGCATATTGCCGAATGCCTGCCTGAAAACAAAGTGGAGCATTTAAAAAAGCTCAAAGAAAAATACAGCAATGTCGCCATGGTCGGTGACGGAATAAACGATGCCCCTGCCCTTGCAACGGCAAATGTCGGAATTGCCATGGGCGAAGGAACGGATGTAGCGCTTGAAACAGCTGATGTTGTCTTAATGAAAAATGACCTGCCAAAAATTGCCGAAGCCATTAAACTTTCAAGCCGAATGAATCGCATTATCAAACAAAATGTCATCTTTTCTATAACGGTCATTATGTTTTTAATTGCATCCAACTTCCTGCAGATACTTGACCTTCCTTATGGAGTAATCGGCCATGAAGGGTCTACCATTTTAGTTATTTTAAATAGCCTGAGGTTATTGAGATCATAAGAAAAAGCCTGGGAACTCAGTTTCCCAGGCTTTTATTATGTCTGGCGCAAGCAGCCTGCCCCCTCGAGTACACAAACCAATCCTGCCACAAAGGCAAAGGACGCCTTTCAGGCTCGTCTTGTGCTTGGGGCCCCCAGGATGGGGGTCATGCAGACGTTTCCACAGGTCGTGGTGTCCTTAGTCCTGCGGTCCTGCGTGATAAGGCGCTTACGCCTTTCTTTTTAATGGTAGCCGTTCTGCCCGTTAGCAGATCCGGATGTTTTTTGTTTAGGTTTATTTTTGCCTTTTTGCTTTGTGCCGCCGTCTTTTTTCGTGTGTTTTGTCATTTCGATGCCCTCCTGAAAATTCATTTTCCCCCATTACTATTGTGCTACGGAGAGAATGTTTTTAAGAAGGAAACTTTTTCATCAGCAATCCTCTTTATTAATCTTAGAATTGATGGCATTGATTTCCCCGCCAAGAATGATGATAATGCCGGATATGTAAAACCAGATCATAAGCACGATAATGGCCCCAATGCTTCCATATGTCGCGGAAAAATTGCCGAAGCTGCTGACATAGTATGAAAAGGCAAGTGATGACAGCACCCAGCCGGCTGTTGCAAAAATGGCACCAGGTACAACACTTATACACTTTAATTTTTTATTTGGGGCAATCCAGTATAACCCTGTAAACACCACAAAGAGAATGAATGGACTCACTAACCAGCGGACCATATTCCATATCGCCAGAAATTGGCCTGACAAACCAAATTCTGAAGAAATAAACAAACCAATCTGTCTTCCGAAAACAGGAAGGAGCAATGCCAGTACAAACACAAAAATCATGGCAAACGTCAGTAATATCGCCATCCCTCGTGCAATAATAAAATGACGGGTTTCCTTAACGTCATACGCCTTATTAAAAGCCTTCACCACGGCATTGATTCCATTTGAAGCTGACCAGAGCGTAGCGATGATCCCAAAGGAAAGCAGCTTTCCATTTCTTTGCGTAATTTCATAGATATTGCTTTCAATAAGCTTCATGGTCTCTCCTGGTGCAAAATCCCGAACAACATTTAAGATATCCTGCTGTGTGATCGGCAAATAAGGAACGAGTGTGACCAAGAAAATTAGCAGTGGAAAAAGAGAGAGGAGAAAGAAATACGCCAATTGGGCTGCAAGTCCAAACACGTCATCCTCTTCTACTCTCCTCCATAAGTTTGGAATCAGAGCCGAAAAAGTTCGTCCCATTCCAACACCTCACTTGTTTTTAATGCGGAATCTGAACTGAATCGTCAGCAGATTTTTCCGGCAGTTCACTTGATCCCTTCAGCTTAATATCTGAAAAGGCCTGCTTTGTATTCTGGACAATCTGTGTTACTTCCGGTGCCATTTCTCTTATTTCTTCCACTGTTCCAGTAATAAAAGCAACGTCTTCACTTACTTGGTCAATCGCTGTTTTGACCTTGTTGGAAACATCCTTCACCTGATTAACTGCTTCACTTGGGTGCTTTAAGTAATAGCCGACATTGCTGGACGTTTTCCGGCAATTTTCAAAAACGGTTTCCCTTGTAGATTTGTCAAGAAGGCTTAGCGCACCGCCTGCAAGTGCTCCATATAGTACGCCTTTCCAAAACAATGATTTCCCCATATTTTATTCTCCTTTAGCAAAATTATTATATGAAAATTTGATTCAATTTTTCCCTTTTTTCCGGCTGACGAAACCTGACTCGTCCATTTCTTGTATTATCTTATGTGATTT
This window of the Cytobacillus pseudoceanisediminis genome carries:
- the cax gene encoding calcium/proton exchanger, with protein sequence MTNKVFMVLAFAGVPLSVIGTLMHWSNILLFVIYCITIIALASYMGRATESLAIVTGPRIGGLLNATFGNAVELIISIFALKAGLISVVLASLTGSVLGNLLLVAGLSFFVGGVKYKTQSFNVYDARHNSGLLMFAVIVAFVIPEVFSMTMDEAETITFSIGISVILIALYLAALFFKLVTHRGVYQSKEDDRSSHEEETPEWSKGKAIAVLAISTIAVAYVSENLVHTFEEVGEAFGWTELFIGVVIVAIVGNAAEHASAIIMAYKNKMDIAVEIAVGSTLQVAMFVAPVLVLLSLLFPAAMPLVFTLPELIAMVTAVLLMIVIGNDGETNWFEGATLLAAYVIMGIGFYLL
- a CDS encoding OsmC family protein; the encoded protein is MEFKMKEEAGFYTDLPFGRLDVAGDEEHGFRPYQLLVASLAVCSGGVLRKIMKKMRMEFEDIEIKTNVERNPEVADRVEKVHIHFIIKGTDLNEAKLHKALELTRKNCSMVRSVEGSIEIEETFELI
- a CDS encoding MFS transporter gives rise to the protein MNKETMRFWILISIVAISGFSQGMLLPLIAIIFENDGISSSLNGLNATGLYIGILLISPFMEYPLRKYGYKPVIILGGLLVVVSLILFPLWKSFWFWFILRLLIGIGDHALHFGTQTWITSFSPENKRGRNISLYGLFFGVGFAVGPLMAPLVKINETMPFVLSSILCLIAWLFLFTLKNDFPEQAIEINSFRETMKRFSKATKYGWVAFLPALGYGFLEASLNGSFPIYGLRIGLEVSSVSLLLTSFAIGGIIFQLPLGIMSDKFGRRNVLMSVLFIGFISFIAASMLEELVFALTVCLFIAGMAVGSTFSLGITYMADLMPKNLLPTGNLLCGVAFSIGSLIGPYFGGLFIELFKSISFFNIISVMLLIIFGAVTLFGNKQQVLEKSQSF
- a CDS encoding heavy metal translocating P-type ATPase codes for the protein MSMEAKALLKSSTASEENLLEKIKPHAELIAALLSGVLILAGWLLDRSNMEAASIASYLLAFIIGGFAKAKEGIEETIENKELNVEMLMIFAAIGSAIIGYWTEGAILIFIFAVSGALETYTMNKSHKEISSLMELQPEEALRIIDGAEERVHVSELKIGDLILVKPGERVPSDGTIVKGHSSLDEAAITGESLPVSKGADDQVFAGTVNLNGSITVEITKPNNETLFQKIIELVQSAQSEKSPSQLFIEKFEGTYVKVVLAVVVLMMFAPHFLLGWSWTETFYRAMILLVVASPCALVASIMPATLSAISNGAKHGILFKGGVHLENLSHLKAIAFDKTGTLTKGKPEVTDVIIKDGLSREDLLLKVASIESHSNHPLANAIVKYAKETLSESLVRPESIEDVTGFGVKAKVDQDEWKIGKASFVGKTEAKAFAEAAADRMASEGKTIVFVQKNDEVIGLISLKDVVREETKQAIDLLKQQGIYTIMLTGDSQTTAAAIASESHVNEHIAECLPENKVEHLKKLKEKYSNVAMVGDGINDAPALATANVGIAMGEGTDVALETADVVLMKNDLPKIAEAIKLSSRMNRIIKQNVIFSITVIMFLIASNFLQILDLPYGVIGHEGSTILVILNSLRLLRS
- a CDS encoding YihY/virulence factor BrkB family protein; the encoded protein is MGRTFSALIPNLWRRVEEDDVFGLAAQLAYFFLLSLFPLLIFLVTLVPYLPITQQDILNVVRDFAPGETMKLIESNIYEITQRNGKLLSFGIIATLWSASNGINAVVKAFNKAYDVKETRHFIIARGMAILLTFAMIFVFVLALLLPVFGRQIGLFISSEFGLSGQFLAIWNMVRWLVSPFILFVVFTGLYWIAPNKKLKCISVVPGAIFATAGWVLSSLAFSYYVSSFGNFSATYGSIGAIIVLMIWFYISGIIIILGGEINAINSKINKEDC
- a CDS encoding YtxH domain-containing protein — protein: MGKSLFWKGVLYGALAGGALSLLDKSTRETVFENCRKTSSNVGYYLKHPSEAVNQVKDVSNKVKTAIDQVSEDVAFITGTVEEIREMAPEVTQIVQNTKQAFSDIKLKGSSELPEKSADDSVQIPH